The following are from one region of the Geoalkalibacter subterraneus genome:
- the ispD gene encoding 2-C-methyl-D-erythritol 4-phosphate cytidylyltransferase — MNTTALIPAAGMGRRMGASINKQYLELAGRPILAHTLALFENSPDIDRIIVISPQEEIPFCREQVVSRYGFRKVHDIVAGGAERQDSVRNGLGALPEPSGDDIVLIHDGVRPFMPAALLPEVIATAQQVGGCVVGVPVKDTVKEVSDHRVVGTPVRERLWLAQTPQAFPFSVIRRAHDRALAENFRGTDDASLVERLGLPVAMVQGSYRNIKITTPEDLTLAYAFLGDKSL; from the coding sequence ATGAACACCACGGCCCTGATCCCCGCTGCCGGCATGGGCCGGCGCATGGGAGCCTCGATCAACAAGCAGTATCTCGAATTGGCGGGCCGTCCCATTCTGGCCCACACCCTCGCCCTGTTCGAGAACTCCCCCGATATTGACCGGATTATCGTCATCTCCCCCCAGGAGGAGATCCCCTTCTGTCGCGAACAGGTGGTGAGCCGCTATGGCTTCCGCAAGGTGCACGATATTGTGGCCGGCGGCGCTGAACGGCAGGACTCCGTGCGCAACGGACTGGGGGCTCTTCCCGAGCCGAGTGGGGATGATATCGTTCTTATTCACGACGGCGTGCGCCCCTTTATGCCGGCGGCGCTGCTGCCCGAGGTGATTGCGACGGCGCAGCAGGTCGGTGGGTGCGTGGTGGGCGTTCCGGTCAAGGATACGGTCAAGGAAGTCAGCGATCACCGAGTGGTCGGCACACCGGTGCGGGAGCGCCTGTGGCTGGCGCAGACTCCGCAGGCCTTCCCCTTTTCAGTTATTCGCCGAGCCCATGACCGCGCATTGGCCGAGAACTTTCGCGGCACAGACGACGCATCCCTGGTGGAGCGTCTCGGTCTGCCGGTGGCGATGGTGCAGGGCAGCTATCGCAACATCAAGATCACGACGCCTGAGGATCTGACCCTGGCCTATGCCTTTCTTGGTGATAAATCCTTGTAA
- a CDS encoding putative 2-dehydropantoate 2-reductase, with the protein MRIAIIGAGALGLYYGALLQRAGNDVRFLLRRDLDEISRRGLTITSPRGDFHLEQVKGYATPAEMGQVELVLVGLKTFANHRLAELTTPLVGENTMVLTLQNGLGNEELLAQIHGPQRVMGGIAFLCCNRGEPGVVHHLDQGRIRLGEFSGGLSQRAQRLAQLFEGAGISCEAVADLIKARWEKLVWNIPFNGLCALTGLTTDQLLNHELMRGEVRALMQEVIAAGNAQELSSPIAEDFADRMLAVTEGMGSYRPSMMIDRQEQRPLELESIYQIPLQRAAARHIAMPRVQLLHTLLSLGEQNLQP; encoded by the coding sequence ATGCGCATAGCCATTATCGGCGCCGGGGCCCTCGGTCTCTACTATGGCGCCCTGCTGCAGCGCGCCGGCAACGATGTACGCTTTCTGCTGCGGCGTGACCTTGATGAGATTTCCCGCCGGGGGCTGACGATCACTTCACCCCGGGGCGACTTTCACCTTGAGCAGGTCAAGGGGTATGCCACGCCTGCGGAAATGGGGCAGGTCGAGTTGGTGCTGGTGGGGCTGAAAACGTTCGCCAATCATCGCCTGGCCGAACTGACCACACCCTTGGTGGGAGAAAACACCATGGTGCTGACCCTGCAGAACGGCCTGGGCAACGAGGAGCTTCTCGCTCAGATCCATGGGCCGCAGCGAGTCATGGGAGGGATCGCCTTTCTGTGCTGCAATCGCGGTGAACCAGGGGTTGTGCACCACCTCGATCAGGGCAGGATCCGCCTTGGCGAATTCAGCGGCGGCCTTTCTCAAAGAGCACAGCGGTTGGCTCAACTGTTCGAGGGGGCCGGCATTTCATGCGAGGCGGTTGCGGATCTGATCAAGGCGCGCTGGGAGAAGCTGGTGTGGAATATTCCTTTCAACGGCCTGTGCGCCCTGACCGGGCTGACCACCGATCAACTACTGAACCACGAACTGATGCGCGGGGAAGTGCGGGCCCTGATGCAGGAGGTCATTGCCGCTGGCAACGCCCAGGAGTTGTCAAGCCCTATCGCGGAAGATTTCGCCGACCGGATGCTTGCGGTGACCGAAGGGATGGGCAGCTATCGCCCCAGCATGATGATCGATCGTCAGGAGCAGCGCCCCCTGGAGCTGGAATCCATCTACCAGATCCCTTTACAGCGTGCCGCAGCACGCCATATTGCCATGCCCCGCGTGCAACTGCTTCATACCCTGCTCAGTCTGGGCGAACAAAACCTTCAGCCTTAG
- the ispF gene encoding 2-C-methyl-D-erythritol 2,4-cyclodiphosphate synthase produces MFRIGQGYDVHRLVPQRRLILGGVEIDHERGLLGHSDADVLLHAICDAILGALGEGDIGRHFPDTDSAYRGISSLKLLREVMALAEGAGYAIGNLDATVIAQAPKLAPHIRAMVENIAAACHTDVERVNVKATTTEELGFAGRREGIAAQAVVLLQKSSVTEEIPF; encoded by the coding sequence ATGTTTCGTATCGGCCAGGGCTACGACGTGCACCGCCTGGTGCCCCAGCGGCGGTTGATCCTCGGCGGGGTCGAGATCGATCACGAGCGGGGGCTGCTGGGTCATTCCGATGCGGATGTGCTGCTGCACGCCATCTGCGACGCCATCCTGGGGGCTCTGGGGGAGGGAGATATCGGGCGCCATTTTCCCGATACGGATTCGGCCTATCGTGGCATCTCCAGCCTCAAGCTGCTGCGGGAAGTGATGGCGCTGGCCGAGGGCGCCGGCTACGCTATCGGCAACCTCGATGCGACGGTGATCGCCCAGGCACCCAAGCTGGCGCCCCACATCCGCGCCATGGTGGAAAATATCGCCGCCGCCTGCCACACCGACGTGGAGCGGGTCAACGTCAAGGCGACCACCACCGAAGAGCTGGGATTCGCCGGCCGGCGCGAGGGGATCGCCGCTCAGGCGGTGGTTTTGCTGCAGAAGAGTTCCGTCACCGAAGAGATTCCTTTCTGA
- a CDS encoding CarD family transcriptional regulator yields MFKIGDKAVYPTQGVGVIEAIESKEFQGQSLDFYVMRIVDSDMTIMVPVNNAEVVGLRCPIGMDEVNTIFGLLEEPQKGGPVASWSRRQREYNEKIKSGDLFEVAEVLRDLYQIRCDKELSYGEKKVLEQAQKLLIKELALAQNAEEALVHQRIEQIFH; encoded by the coding sequence ATGTTCAAAATTGGTGATAAAGCGGTTTACCCGACTCAGGGAGTCGGTGTGATCGAGGCTATTGAGTCTAAGGAATTCCAGGGCCAGAGTCTCGATTTTTACGTGATGCGCATCGTCGACAGCGATATGACCATCATGGTTCCCGTGAACAACGCTGAAGTGGTCGGTTTGCGCTGCCCCATCGGCATGGATGAGGTGAACACCATCTTCGGTCTTCTTGAAGAACCGCAGAAAGGCGGGCCCGTGGCCTCCTGGAGTCGTCGCCAGCGGGAATACAACGAGAAGATCAAATCCGGCGACTTGTTCGAAGTGGCCGAAGTGCTGCGCGACCTCTACCAGATCCGCTGCGACAAGGAGCTGTCCTACGGCGAGAAGAAGGTGCTTGAGCAGGCTCAGAAACTGCTGATCAAAGAGCTGGCCCTGGCGCAGAACGCCGAAGAAGCCCTGGTTCATCAGCGGATCGAGCAGATTTTTCACTGA
- a CDS encoding glutamine--tRNA ligase/YqeY domain fusion protein: MSDNHYTHATNFIRNIIEEDRAADSSRQVITRFPPEPNGYLHIGHAKSICLNFGLAADYGGRCHLRLDDTNPEKESVEYAEAIKDAVRWLGFQWGEHLYHASDYYEQLYAWAEALIERGKAFVCSLNAEQMREMRGTLTEPGRESPDRDRPVAENLDLFRRMRAGDFADGAYTLRARIDMASPNMNLRDPVIYRLQRHNHYRTGDAWCIYPMYDYAHPLSDALEGVTYSLCTLEFEDHRPLYDWFLEQLADLLPARPRQIEFARLNLAYTVMSKRKLLELVREGHVQGWDDPRMPTLVGLRRRGFPPAAIRAFCDRIGVGKSDGWIDMGVLEDCVRQELNETAPRAMAVLDPLKVVITSYPEQKREEFDAPNHPQKPEMGTRKVPFCREIYIERSDFMEDPPRKFFRLGPGREVRLRNGYIIRCDEVVKDPVSGEVTELRCSHDPDTLGANPKDGRKVKGTIHWVSARHARKAQVRLYDRLFSVPHPGQGQSDYRQDLNPDSLQLCSALIEPSLAAGQGCFQFERTGYFYTDPVDSRPETPVFNRVVTLRDTWAKIGQQGG, encoded by the coding sequence ATGAGCGACAATCATTACACTCACGCCACCAATTTCATCCGCAACATCATCGAAGAAGATCGTGCGGCCGATTCCAGCCGCCAGGTTATTACCCGCTTCCCCCCCGAGCCCAACGGCTATCTGCACATCGGCCACGCCAAGTCCATCTGTCTCAATTTCGGCCTGGCTGCCGATTACGGCGGCCGCTGCCATCTGCGCCTTGACGACACCAATCCTGAAAAGGAAAGCGTCGAGTACGCCGAGGCGATCAAGGATGCGGTGCGCTGGCTTGGCTTCCAATGGGGAGAGCATCTCTATCACGCCTCTGATTATTATGAGCAGCTCTACGCCTGGGCCGAGGCGCTGATCGAGCGCGGCAAGGCTTTCGTGTGCAGCCTCAACGCCGAGCAGATGCGCGAGATGCGGGGGACGTTGACCGAGCCGGGGCGCGAGAGCCCTGATCGCGACCGCCCGGTGGCGGAAAACCTCGACCTGTTCCGCCGCATGCGTGCCGGTGACTTTGCCGACGGGGCATACACGCTGCGCGCCCGCATCGATATGGCCTCTCCCAATATGAACCTGCGCGATCCGGTCATCTACCGCCTCCAGCGTCACAATCACTACCGGACCGGCGACGCCTGGTGCATCTACCCCATGTATGACTACGCCCACCCGCTGTCCGATGCCCTGGAGGGTGTCACCTACAGCCTGTGCACCCTGGAGTTCGAGGATCATCGACCGCTCTACGACTGGTTTCTGGAGCAGCTGGCGGATCTGCTGCCGGCCCGGCCGCGCCAGATCGAATTCGCCCGCCTCAACCTCGCCTACACGGTGATGAGTAAGCGCAAGCTGCTGGAGCTGGTGCGTGAAGGGCATGTGCAGGGGTGGGACGACCCACGCATGCCGACCCTGGTGGGACTGCGGCGCCGCGGATTTCCACCTGCCGCGATCCGCGCCTTCTGCGACCGCATCGGCGTCGGCAAGAGCGACGGTTGGATCGACATGGGCGTGCTCGAGGATTGCGTGCGGCAGGAGTTGAACGAAACGGCCCCGCGGGCCATGGCCGTGCTTGATCCGCTCAAGGTGGTGATCACCTCCTATCCAGAGCAGAAGCGGGAAGAGTTTGACGCGCCCAATCATCCGCAGAAACCGGAGATGGGAACCCGCAAGGTGCCGTTCTGCCGGGAGATCTACATCGAGCGCAGCGATTTCATGGAAGACCCGCCCCGCAAATTTTTCCGCCTCGGGCCGGGGCGCGAAGTGCGTCTGCGCAACGGCTACATCATCCGCTGCGACGAGGTGGTCAAGGATCCGGTCAGCGGCGAGGTCACCGAGCTGCGCTGCAGTCACGATCCCGATACGCTGGGCGCCAACCCCAAAGATGGTCGCAAGGTCAAGGGCACCATCCACTGGGTATCGGCCCGCCACGCTCGGAAAGCCCAGGTGCGGCTTTATGACCGCCTGTTCTCCGTGCCTCATCCGGGACAGGGACAGAGCGATTACCGCCAGGACCTCAATCCCGATTCCCTGCAGCTGTGCAGCGCGCTGATCGAGCCGTCACTGGCCGCGGGACAGGGGTGCTTCCAGTTTGAGCGGACCGGTTATTTTTATACCGATCCTGTTGACAGCAGGCCGGAGACACCGGTCTTCAACCGTGTCGTCACCCTGCGTGACACCTGGGCCAAGATCGGCCAGCAGGGCGGCTGA